A section of the Polynucleobacter sp. AP-Jannik-300A-C4 genome encodes:
- the ybeY gene encoding rRNA maturation RNase YbeY: MAVKQATSSKLEIDIQFASAPIEDKVLTIASLAAIKKWVKSSTHLSGLITLRFVNAAEGKKLNFAFRNKDYATNVLTFPYELTKKTLTADIIFCLPVIQKEAKEQAKTTKTHLAHLIVHGCLHAQGLDHESNAEARKMESKEIAILKSLGFTNPYAPI, encoded by the coding sequence CCTCAAAATTGGAAATTGATATTCAATTTGCTAGTGCTCCCATTGAAGATAAAGTGCTGACGATTGCCTCTTTAGCAGCAATTAAAAAATGGGTGAAATCTAGCACCCACCTGAGCGGTCTTATCACCTTGCGCTTCGTCAATGCTGCTGAGGGTAAAAAGTTGAATTTTGCTTTTCGGAACAAAGATTACGCAACCAATGTACTCACCTTTCCATATGAGCTAACTAAAAAGACATTGACTGCTGATATTATTTTTTGCCTTCCCGTAATTCAAAAAGAGGCAAAGGAGCAAGCTAAAACTACTAAGACTCACTTAGCTCACCTCATTGTTCATGGATGCTTGCATGCCCAAGGACTTGACCATGAGAGCAATGCTGAAGCAAGAAAAATGGAAAGCAAAGAAATCGCCATTCTCAAATCCCTGGGTTTCACAAACCCTTACGCACCCATTTAA